One genomic region from Candidatus Bathyarchaeia archaeon encodes:
- a CDS encoding arsenate reductase ArsC: MKTVLFVCVENSFRSQIAEAYFNNYAPNGWKAVSAGLKPAERVHPNAVRLMLEEGIDISHKKPQIMTRELQEKAEVAIIVCSGSLCPVVYARYVEEWNMPDPAKMPLDEARKIRDAIKAKVLDLIKRLQEG; encoded by the coding sequence TTGAAAACGGTTCTATTCGTCTGTGTTGAAAATAGTTTTAGGAGTCAGATTGCCGAAGCCTACTTCAACAATTACGCGCCAAACGGTTGGAAAGCCGTGAGTGCTGGCTTAAAACCAGCTGAAAGGGTTCATCCAAACGCTGTCCGACTCATGCTTGAAGAGGGTATAGACATAAGTCACAAAAAACCTCAAATTATGACGAGGGAGCTTCAGGAGAAGGCTGAAGTAGCCATAATCGTCTGCAGCGGCTCCCTCTGCCCAGTAGTTTACGCAAGGTATGTGGAAGAGTGGAACATGCCAGACCCAGCCAAAATGCCACTAGACGAAGCCAGAAAAATTCGAGACGCCATAAAAGCCAAAGTCTTAGACCTCATTAAGCGGTTACAGGAAGGCTAG
- a CDS encoding DUF438 domain-containing protein, translating to MGGVTEEERKKVLKEILRQLHAGIPPEQVKERFRQFLEGVSSLEIAKIEQELVSEGVSREELQRLCDVHLAIFKEHLEKQRVEVAPASPIGILLEEHKMIQQIAERLGVLAEKMQKAESQDAATVELSQLRHVVDELLDAEKHYLREENALFPVLEKHGISEPPAIMWMEHNQLREKKKQLKALIENAAKMDFPDFKRQLSELAKVVSDMLNSHIYKENNILFPAALRVVTEHEWTSIMEDFDEIGYCCFTPEHLIAKPAKTVEKPAVEEKAMPEGMLHFETGSLTKEEIEAILNTLPVDITFVDKDDAVKYFSKADKRIFVRTKAILGRKVQLCHPQKSVHVVNKILEAFKKGERDVAEFWIQKGDRLIHIRYFAVRDKDGKYLGTMEVSQDITDLKKIEGEKRLLDWEG from the coding sequence ATGGGTGGAGTAACAGAAGAAGAGCGTAAGAAGGTTTTGAAAGAGATTTTGAGGCAGCTGCATGCTGGTATTCCCCCAGAACAGGTTAAGGAGCGTTTTAGGCAGTTTCTTGAGGGCGTAAGCTCGCTTGAAATAGCTAAAATTGAACAGGAACTTGTTAGCGAGGGTGTATCAAGAGAGGAGCTTCAGAGACTTTGCGATGTTCACTTGGCAATTTTTAAGGAGCATTTGGAAAAACAGAGGGTTGAGGTTGCCCCAGCCAGCCCCATCGGCATACTTTTAGAAGAGCATAAGATGATTCAGCAAATAGCAGAGAGGCTTGGCGTTTTGGCTGAAAAGATGCAGAAAGCCGAAAGCCAAGATGCAGCGACTGTAGAATTGTCGCAGCTGAGGCATGTTGTAGATGAGCTTTTAGACGCTGAAAAGCACTATTTGAGGGAGGAAAACGCACTTTTCCCAGTTTTGGAGAAACATGGAATAAGTGAGCCTCCTGCAATAATGTGGATGGAGCACAACCAGCTTAGGGAAAAGAAGAAGCAACTCAAAGCCCTAATCGAAAACGCCGCAAAAATGGATTTTCCAGATTTTAAGAGGCAGCTTAGCGAACTGGCAAAAGTGGTAAGCGATATGCTTAACAGCCACATTTACAAGGAAAACAACATTTTGTTTCCAGCAGCCCTGCGTGTGGTCACCGAACATGAGTGGACCAGCATAATGGAGGATTTTGACGAAATTGGATATTGCTGTTTCACTCCAGAACATTTAATAGCCAAGCCAGCCAAAACTGTTGAAAAACCAGCAGTTGAGGAAAAAGCCATGCCAGAAGGTATGCTACATTTTGAAACAGGCTCTTTGACGAAGGAGGAGATTGAGGCTATTTTGAACACGCTGCCAGTGGATATAACCTTTGTGGATAAGGATGACGCCGTCAAATACTTTAGCAAGGCTGATAAACGCATATTCGTGAGGACGAAGGCTATTTTGGGCAGAAAGGTTCAGCTTTGCCACCCGCAGAAAAGTGTCCACGTTGTAAACAAAATCCTAGAAGCCTTCAAGAAGGGCGAAAGGGACGTGGCAGAATTCTGGATTCAAAAGGGAGACCGCCTAATCCACATAAGATATTTCGCAGTGAGAGATAAGGACGGCAAATATTTGGGGACAATGGAGGTTTCCCAGGACATAACAGACTTGAAAAAGATAGAGGGCGAAAAGCGGCTCTTGGACTGGGAAGGCTGA
- a CDS encoding site-specific integrase has product MGFEPTNPYGNVLGRFLAFLLSRRVLKASTVERKIRALKSLLRHGVALTPEAVVSFLNTVNWSCGTKDLVLDAFKDYLRMEGLTVDLPRIKAEEKLPFIPSEAELEALIAVSRGKTAAFLRLLKETGLRPIEAWRLKWSDLDFANLTVTVTPAKFGRARKLKVSRETMDFLMRLPRVNAYVFSSSGKPEKFNVELEHFTRNFQKVKRRLAERTGNPHFRLVSLKTFRHWRATMAYLKTRDILYVKEFLGHRSLSSTMRYVHLANALTRETGEWICKTAKTVEEAKSLIEQGFEYVTEMDGVKLFRKPK; this is encoded by the coding sequence GTGGGATTTGAACCCACGAACCCCTACGGGAATGTGCTTGGAAGGTTTTTGGCTTTTCTTTTAAGCAGGAGGGTTTTGAAGGCTTCTACGGTTGAGCGGAAGATTAGGGCTTTGAAGAGCTTGTTGAGGCATGGTGTTGCTTTAACGCCTGAGGCGGTTGTCAGCTTTTTGAATACGGTTAATTGGAGTTGTGGAACAAAGGATTTGGTTCTTGACGCTTTCAAGGATTATTTGCGGATGGAAGGTTTAACTGTTGATTTGCCTAGAATTAAGGCGGAAGAGAAGCTTCCGTTTATTCCAAGCGAGGCGGAGCTTGAAGCTTTAATTGCGGTTTCAAGGGGGAAAACTGCGGCTTTTCTGAGGCTTTTGAAGGAAACGGGGCTTCGCCCCATTGAAGCTTGGCGTTTAAAGTGGAGCGATTTAGACTTTGCCAATTTAACGGTTACCGTTACGCCTGCCAAGTTTGGGAGGGCGCGGAAGTTGAAGGTTTCAAGGGAAACAATGGATTTTTTAATGAGGCTTCCAAGGGTTAACGCTTACGTGTTCAGTTCAAGTGGAAAACCTGAAAAGTTCAACGTTGAGCTTGAACATTTCACGCGGAACTTTCAGAAGGTTAAGAGGCGCTTGGCTGAGAGAACCGGGAACCCGCATTTCCGCCTTGTAAGCCTTAAAACGTTTAGGCATTGGCGCGCTACAATGGCGTATTTGAAGACGCGTGACATTCTCTATGTGAAGGAGTTTCTTGGACATAGAAGCCTTTCAAGCACCATGCGTTACGTGCATTTGGCAAACGCTTTAACAAGAGAAACGGGCGAGTGGATTTGTAAAACCGCCAAGACAGTTGAGGAAGCTAAAAGCCTCATTGAACAGGGTTTTGAATATGTAACGGAAATGGACGGAGTGAAGCTTTTCAGAAAACCCAAGTGA
- a CDS encoding FprA family A-type flavoprotein — protein MTERNTMKIAENVYWVGVRDWNRRIFDALIPLPKGTSYNAYLIIGSNGKALIDTVNPGFEKDLEDKIRNLTKPEEIDYVVMNHAEPDHAGAIPHIMKIAPKAKLVATGRGAKMAQIYYHVPQERIKVVADNEVISLGDKTLRFIEAPMLHWPETMFTYLEEDGILFPCDFFGAHLAGGAYSDEIEDLLVHAQRYWGEIMMPFKAMAQKALEKIASLNIKMIAPSHGPIHRKPELILGVYRRWAAGETRPKATIAYVSMWNSTDAMVKQIAETLASEGVELAFHNLVVTDVGDLAKDLVDSRAIVLGAPTVLGGAHPLAVYATYLFKALRPPTKFAVVLSSYGWGGGAIRQIQEILGDFKIEVVGALEINGPPTDENMMRIVELGKALAKKILEGGA, from the coding sequence ATGACTGAAAGAAACACTATGAAAATAGCGGAAAACGTTTACTGGGTCGGCGTAAGAGACTGGAACCGCAGAATCTTCGACGCATTAATTCCGCTTCCAAAGGGCACATCCTATAACGCTTACCTTATAATTGGCAGCAATGGGAAAGCCCTAATAGACACTGTAAATCCGGGCTTCGAAAAAGATTTGGAAGACAAAATCCGCAATCTAACAAAACCAGAAGAAATTGATTACGTTGTCATGAATCATGCGGAGCCAGACCACGCTGGTGCCATACCCCACATAATGAAAATCGCACCAAAAGCTAAACTGGTGGCTACTGGCAGAGGAGCAAAAATGGCTCAAATCTACTATCACGTTCCACAAGAAAGAATTAAAGTGGTGGCTGACAATGAGGTCATAAGCCTAGGCGACAAAACCCTACGCTTTATCGAGGCGCCCATGCTCCACTGGCCAGAAACAATGTTCACATACCTAGAGGAGGATGGAATTCTTTTCCCATGCGACTTTTTCGGCGCCCACTTGGCTGGAGGCGCATACAGCGACGAAATTGAGGACTTGCTTGTCCATGCCCAGCGGTACTGGGGCGAGATAATGATGCCTTTCAAGGCTATGGCGCAGAAAGCCCTTGAAAAAATTGCTAGCCTAAACATTAAAATGATAGCGCCAAGCCACGGCCCCATCCACAGAAAGCCAGAGCTTATCTTAGGCGTGTATAGGCGTTGGGCAGCTGGCGAAACAAGACCTAAGGCAACAATAGCCTATGTAAGCATGTGGAATAGCACAGACGCAATGGTTAAGCAGATAGCTGAAACGCTGGCGTCAGAAGGTGTTGAGTTGGCCTTCCATAACTTAGTCGTAACTGATGTTGGCGATTTAGCCAAAGACCTTGTGGATTCAAGGGCCATTGTTTTGGGTGCCCCAACAGTTTTGGGTGGGGCTCACCCATTGGCTGTTTATGCCACATACCTTTTCAAGGCGTTGCGCCCACCAACAAAATTTGCTGTTGTCTTAAGCTCTTATGGTTGGGGTGGAGGAGCAATACGCCAAATCCAAGAAATACTTGGCGACTTCAAAATCGAGGTTGTCGGCGCTTTAGAGATTAATGGACCGCCAACAGACGAGAATATGATGCGCATAGTGGAGCTTGGGAAAGCATTAGCCAAGAAAATTTTGGAAGGAGGCGCCTAA
- a CDS encoding RimK-like ATPgrasp N-terminal domain-containing protein: protein MSGASCVLVVSNIDLRTNTPITKPSAFLKSSVRDFILNINNDYRYMKTGYYVSLHAEILGNDVVPTTENAIDAYRQPVLLVRASKNGTPVVPYLVTDSVKQIMTEFGFPVVVFAVNPFSFNGFQEAKNRTALYRVVKSLSMNYRYAVCTQPLRGEIITVKSFFGECAYDDGDVKEIAKKVYNTFNIPLCKLHIQRFDGKAYLCGLQPLKMEEITPSDVDMLSKIVSRKPGKGWFD from the coding sequence TTGTCTGGTGCCTCTTGCGTGCTGGTCGTCTCAAACATCGACCTAAGAACAAACACGCCCATAACAAAACCATCAGCCTTCCTCAAGTCTTCTGTTAGAGACTTCATTCTCAACATAAACAACGACTACAGATACATGAAAACAGGCTATTATGTTTCACTCCACGCTGAAATTCTTGGAAACGATGTTGTTCCAACAACGGAAAACGCCATAGACGCCTACCGACAGCCAGTTCTTCTTGTGAGGGCTTCAAAAAATGGGACGCCAGTAGTGCCATACCTCGTTACGGATTCTGTTAAGCAGATAATGACTGAATTCGGCTTTCCAGTTGTTGTTTTTGCAGTCAATCCATTCTCGTTTAACGGTTTCCAAGAAGCCAAGAATAGGACTGCTCTATACAGGGTTGTCAAAAGCCTAAGCATGAATTATCGTTATGCCGTCTGCACCCAACCGCTTCGTGGCGAAATTATTACTGTTAAGTCCTTTTTCGGCGAGTGTGCCTATGACGATGGCGATGTAAAGGAGATTGCCAAAAAAGTTTATAACACCTTTAACATTCCATTGTGCAAGTTGCATATTCAACGTTTCGACGGGAAAGCCTACCTCTGCGGGCTTCAACCCTTAAAAATGGAGGAAATCACGCCTTCAGATGTTGATATGCTTTCTAAAATTGTTTCCCGGAAACCCGGGAAAGGATGGTTTGATTGA
- a CDS encoding winged helix-turn-helix transcriptional regulator — translation MKQQNSLAEASEKKVLQALMSKSPMSWSELLAATQVSSRTLSKALNRLESKGLVYRKIEPTDKYPPPVLYGLTPQSVEVLEPILFGGLSFWWALGFNVEKSFYAETEEGFISGFYSENIRFLEALLRILARVFYGFIKYLETGNRDWYELTKYPLELNPIFLEYFGISTRWKMKIKEKPLRGVTIYEITAWEYKFSKSEFEELKKKCQKMFKKEWRKLEEIHANVLRNLELLKQKLEKQSMAGVKA, via the coding sequence TTGAAACAGCAAAACAGCCTCGCAGAAGCCTCCGAGAAAAAAGTGCTTCAAGCCCTAATGTCCAAATCTCCCATGTCTTGGAGTGAACTTTTAGCCGCCACCCAAGTTAGCTCGCGAACATTATCAAAAGCCCTGAACAGGCTTGAATCAAAAGGCTTGGTTTACCGCAAAATCGAGCCTACAGATAAATACCCGCCTCCCGTCCTCTACGGCTTAACACCTCAAAGCGTTGAAGTTCTGGAGCCTATCCTTTTTGGCGGCTTGAGCTTCTGGTGGGCTTTAGGTTTCAACGTTGAAAAAAGTTTTTACGCGGAAACGGAGGAAGGATTCATATCAGGGTTTTACTCTGAAAACATAAGATTTTTAGAGGCTTTACTACGGATTTTGGCGCGCGTATTCTATGGATTTATAAAATATCTTGAAACTGGCAACAGAGATTGGTATGAACTTACGAAATATCCTTTAGAGCTGAACCCGATTTTTTTAGAATATTTCGGCATATCCACAAGATGGAAAATGAAGATAAAAGAGAAACCGTTAAGAGGCGTTACAATATATGAGATTACCGCATGGGAGTATAAGTTTTCCAAAAGCGAATTTGAAGAGCTTAAAAAGAAATGTCAAAAAATGTTTAAAAAAGAATGGCGGAAACTTGAAGAGATACATGCTAATGTTCTCCGCAACTTAGAACTGCTTAAACAAAAATTAGAAAAGCAGAGTATGGCGGGTGTTAAAGCATGA
- a CDS encoding DUF166 family protein: protein MAGKKEFLTLVFVYSGEFAERVIRNLINDPSFCKSCGLYCDSCKYGVYSYVRNIRAAIELPKPSDLPAFIDKPEEYMPKSVPRADLCVASGLHKDLLLELPTHIGRAGVKGLIVPIEDFNEVPSGLRKQLEERCIELGLEYAFPKPFCSLEPADDKPSISRFVVELGVGRPKLEISTTKRGGREVIEAAIVRRSAPCGSTWYVARRLIGVEAKREILYDAIAKAHHSYPCTATMNVDPEAKEPILHIGGYIIREEVEKALGEARTAT, encoded by the coding sequence CTGGCTGGCAAAAAAGAGTTTTTAACTTTAGTTTTCGTTTACAGCGGAGAGTTTGCGGAACGCGTAATAAGGAATCTTATAAACGATCCTAGTTTCTGCAAGTCTTGCGGTCTGTATTGCGATTCTTGTAAGTATGGTGTTTATAGTTATGTGAGGAATATTCGCGCTGCCATAGAGCTTCCAAAGCCTTCGGATTTGCCAGCCTTCATAGACAAGCCTGAAGAATACATGCCTAAGAGTGTTCCGAGGGCGGATTTGTGTGTGGCTTCTGGTTTGCATAAAGATCTGCTTTTGGAATTGCCAACCCATATTGGACGGGCTGGTGTTAAAGGCTTAATTGTGCCCATTGAGGATTTCAACGAGGTTCCTTCAGGCTTAAGAAAGCAGTTGGAAGAGCGCTGCATAGAGCTTGGCTTGGAATACGCTTTTCCAAAGCCCTTTTGTTCACTTGAACCAGCCGATGACAAGCCTTCGATTTCGCGTTTCGTTGTAGAGCTTGGTGTTGGGCGCCCAAAACTTGAAATTTCCACAACTAAGCGGGGTGGTCGCGAGGTTATAGAGGCGGCAATTGTTAGGCGGAGTGCTCCATGCGGCTCAACATGGTATGTGGCGAGAAGGCTCATAGGCGTTGAGGCAAAGCGTGAAATCTTATACGACGCTATTGCAAAAGCACATCATAGCTATCCATGCACCGCGACGATGAACGTTGACCCAGAAGCAAAAGAGCCCATCCTCCACATTGGCGGCTACATAATAAGGGAGGAGGTGGAAAAAGCACTTGGAGAGGCTAGAACAGCCACCTAG
- a CDS encoding bifunctional DNA primase/polymerase has product MADLKAEAARYWEMGFNVVALFFEDKSGKVEKRAFVEWGKWHRERQTEEEFNSQPWERADGFGVVCSYPNKDGLFLTVIDYDIKGVTEEAKAKGKALLSRFPVTQMEQTVSGGIHLVYLSRVKPSRSISEFHGSHALELIATGKLCVMAPSKGYKRLNDNPPRVVEDVESLFHEVLGVEDRRAEAGKGGEPEVLEKWLSRLKQYLKVKGEGSQYVYCHCPFHPPDNNPSFAINKLKFYAVDYHDCKVYSLKELAEALGVQLEGERKDVIDLGEIQVQPLFNGLSRRIHPAIGVADGTAYVNVSLPCLVQTEGGSSEREMPFLITSDRRKILCHPKVLAGLKWKLEYKVVNFENRWSLSSIQSFLNGETVNPEDVYFSVKNAWLTYLEFPDERVYKFLTLWCIGTYFFHLFNAYPYVFLQGVKKSGKTKILTVASLICFNAIFSNNMSTSAIFRLIQSGRCTLLLDEAEKFSTKERAQEIRNLLLSGYKKGAKVYRTEKTGKERLVPESFEVYSPKMLASISGYEDILEDRGFLIVTKRGRSKAIMNREPKENDALWQTIRDKLYIFYLTRFSEVCVVSEEVKIGGKASGREAELAKPILTLAQFFHKFVPEENLVEEITAFFEEKFREKETENLTEAGELILVKVLVKDLVKSEGFYKTKDILNAMVREFDEKPEWLNIQWVGRAMKRLGFMDKRRVGTGVEYRLSPETVRDLAERLGVVELEESFPPNFTSTQTSQTSLADNGEGGSNNKDVQNVHYVHPSLSIGELLGEFRRVYPESFNNVEFYAWFTRKGLKAEEAESVLKQLVERGEVFSTYQGVWRWV; this is encoded by the coding sequence ATGGCGGATTTGAAGGCTGAAGCCGCCCGTTATTGGGAAATGGGCTTCAACGTTGTCGCCCTCTTTTTTGAAGATAAAAGTGGGAAGGTTGAGAAGCGGGCTTTTGTCGAGTGGGGTAAATGGCATAGGGAACGCCAAACCGAAGAGGAGTTTAACAGTCAGCCTTGGGAGCGGGCGGACGGTTTTGGCGTGGTTTGCAGTTATCCAAACAAGGACGGCTTGTTTCTAACAGTTATAGATTATGATATAAAGGGAGTAACAGAGGAGGCTAAAGCGAAAGGCAAGGCGCTTTTATCAAGGTTTCCAGTAACCCAGATGGAGCAGACGGTTTCAGGCGGAATCCACCTTGTTTACCTGAGCCGCGTTAAACCCTCACGGAGTATAAGCGAGTTCCACGGTTCCCACGCCTTAGAGCTTATCGCCACAGGCAAGCTTTGCGTTATGGCGCCCTCCAAGGGCTACAAGCGGTTAAATGATAATCCGCCAAGGGTTGTCGAGGACGTTGAAAGCCTCTTCCACGAAGTTTTAGGCGTTGAAGACAGGCGGGCTGAAGCTGGAAAAGGCGGGGAACCAGAAGTTCTTGAAAAATGGCTCAGCCGCCTTAAACAATATTTGAAGGTTAAGGGTGAAGGCAGCCAATACGTTTATTGCCATTGTCCTTTCCATCCGCCTGACAACAACCCTTCATTCGCCATTAACAAGTTGAAGTTTTACGCGGTGGACTACCACGACTGCAAGGTTTACTCGCTTAAAGAGTTGGCTGAAGCCCTTGGCGTCCAGCTTGAAGGCGAAAGAAAAGATGTTATAGATTTAGGCGAGATTCAGGTTCAGCCGTTGTTTAACGGTTTAAGCAGAAGGATTCATCCAGCTATTGGCGTAGCCGATGGAACGGCTTATGTCAACGTAAGCTTGCCATGCCTTGTTCAAACAGAGGGAGGCTCCAGCGAGAGGGAAATGCCTTTCCTAATTACAAGCGACAGGCGTAAAATTTTATGCCATCCTAAAGTTTTAGCTGGGTTAAAATGGAAGCTTGAATATAAAGTTGTGAATTTTGAAAACCGTTGGAGTTTAAGCAGCATTCAAAGTTTTTTGAATGGCGAAACCGTGAACCCTGAAGATGTCTATTTTTCAGTTAAAAACGCTTGGCTAACATACCTTGAGTTTCCAGACGAGCGAGTTTACAAGTTTCTAACCTTATGGTGTATTGGAACATACTTTTTCCATTTGTTTAACGCTTATCCCTACGTTTTCCTGCAAGGCGTTAAAAAGTCGGGGAAAACTAAAATCCTCACGGTTGCAAGCCTAATCTGTTTCAACGCTATTTTCAGCAATAACATGAGCACTTCAGCTATTTTCAGGCTTATTCAAAGTGGAAGATGCACTTTGCTGCTTGATGAGGCGGAAAAGTTTTCCACGAAGGAGAGGGCTCAGGAAATCCGCAACCTGCTGCTTTCAGGCTACAAGAAAGGCGCGAAAGTTTACCGCACGGAGAAAACGGGGAAGGAAAGGCTTGTTCCCGAAAGCTTTGAAGTTTACTCGCCTAAAATGCTTGCAAGTATAAGCGGCTATGAGGATATTTTAGAGGATAGAGGCTTCCTAATTGTTACGAAACGGGGAAGAAGTAAAGCCATCATGAACAGGGAGCCGAAGGAAAATGATGCTTTATGGCAAACGATAAGGGATAAACTTTACATTTTCTACTTAACCCGTTTTAGTGAAGTTTGTGTAGTTAGTGAAGAAGTGAAGATAGGTGGGAAGGCCTCTGGAAGAGAGGCTGAGCTTGCTAAACCCATTTTAACGCTCGCTCAGTTTTTCCATAAGTTTGTCCCAGAGGAAAACCTTGTTGAGGAAATAACGGCTTTCTTTGAAGAGAAATTTAGGGAAAAGGAAACTGAAAATTTAACTGAAGCAGGCGAGCTTATCCTAGTGAAGGTTTTAGTGAAGGATTTAGTGAAGAGTGAAGGCTTCTACAAGACTAAGGATATTCTAAACGCGATGGTGCGCGAGTTCGATGAGAAACCTGAATGGCTGAACATTCAATGGGTTGGAAGAGCCATGAAACGCCTTGGTTTCATGGATAAAAGGCGCGTTGGCACAGGCGTTGAATACAGGCTTAGCCCTGAAACTGTTAGGGATTTAGCTGAAAGGCTTGGAGTTGTTGAGTTGGAAGAGTCTTTCCCACCAAACTTCACTTCTACACAAACTTCACAAACTTCACTTGCGGATAACGGGGAGGGGGGCTCTAATAATAAGGACGTTCAAAACGTTCACTATGTTCACCCAAGCCTGAGCATTGGCGAGCTTCTTGGCGAGTTTAGGCGGGTTTACCCTGAAAGCTTCAACAACGTTGAGTTTTACGCTTGGTTCACCCGTAAAGGTTTGAAAGCTGAAGAGGCTGAATCCGTCCTTAAACAGCTGGTTGAACGGGGCGAAGTTTTCTCTACCTACCAAGGCGTTTGGAGGTGGGTTTAA
- a CDS encoding RimK family alpha-L-glutamate ligase produces MTRIACFVEKYNFTYSDEAEALQTFRRTAEQMGHTFDFIFRNGLSEIPKYNSVFIRATTDPLYTAYIVSKTAWELGLKVVDDPISIRICANKIHQYRLFEKFEVPRIPTIFLNKDEFHHRQIEEIFELFGKPVVIKAPYTSFSKYVEKVSCETSFREVAKRFFRRSDYIVVQKFMPSRFDWRVGVLNGEVLYVCKYMMPKGKWKHGVKRRGKPSFIWGRTVTLKRDNAPQKLKETALKACSVVGKGLYGVDIKEVNGDYVVVEVNDNPSIYKGQEDLRDKDVYEKIIRFLAE; encoded by the coding sequence TTGACGCGGATAGCATGTTTTGTTGAAAAATACAATTTCACATATTCTGATGAAGCTGAGGCTCTCCAAACATTTAGGCGGACAGCAGAGCAGATGGGGCATACTTTCGACTTCATATTCAGGAATGGGCTTTCAGAAATTCCGAAATATAACAGCGTGTTCATAAGGGCTACAACAGACCCGCTTTACACAGCCTACATAGTCTCAAAAACGGCTTGGGAACTTGGCTTAAAAGTTGTTGACGACCCAATTTCGATTAGGATATGCGCCAACAAAATTCACCAATACAGGCTTTTTGAAAAGTTTGAAGTGCCGCGTATCCCAACAATTTTTCTAAATAAGGATGAGTTTCATCATAGGCAGATAGAGGAAATCTTCGAGCTTTTCGGAAAACCAGTTGTTATTAAGGCGCCTTACACCAGCTTTTCGAAGTATGTGGAGAAGGTTTCATGCGAAACCAGTTTCCGAGAAGTTGCCAAACGCTTCTTTAGAAGGTCTGACTACATTGTTGTGCAGAAGTTTATGCCATCCCGCTTCGACTGGCGTGTAGGCGTCCTAAACGGCGAAGTCCTATATGTTTGCAAGTATATGATGCCAAAGGGTAAATGGAAACATGGCGTAAAGCGCCGTGGAAAACCAAGCTTTATATGGGGCAGAACCGTCACCCTAAAACGGGATAATGCACCTCAAAAGCTTAAGGAAACCGCCCTTAAAGCGTGCAGCGTCGTCGGGAAGGGACTTTACGGCGTCGACATCAAAGAGGTTAACGGCGACTATGTGGTTGTTGAGGTTAATGACAACCCAAGCATATACAAGGGGCAGGAGGACTTAAGAGATAAGGACGTTTATGAGAAGATAATAAGGTTCTTGGCAGAATAA
- a CDS encoding thioredoxin family protein, with the protein MIPEAHKRHLQEELAGKLQNPVRLVGFTQEYECPYCAQTRSLIEELASLSDKLSVEVYDFVADADKVKAYGVDKVPAVAIVGEKDFGLRFYGLPYGYEFGTLVDGIIAVSRGKSDISEDVRERLKGVKAPVHIQVFVTLTCPYCPSVASLAYKFAVESDFVKADVVDVSEFPYIGHKYAVMGVPKTVINEKVEFVGAVPEEIFLEHILLAARRPEYVL; encoded by the coding sequence ATGATTCCGGAAGCTCATAAGAGGCATTTGCAAGAGGAACTGGCTGGTAAGCTGCAAAACCCGGTTAGGCTTGTTGGCTTCACACAAGAATATGAGTGCCCTTATTGTGCTCAAACGCGAAGCCTCATTGAGGAGTTAGCCTCTTTAAGCGATAAGCTGAGCGTTGAGGTTTATGATTTTGTGGCTGACGCGGACAAGGTTAAGGCTTATGGTGTTGACAAAGTCCCAGCCGTAGCAATTGTTGGCGAGAAGGATTTCGGCCTGAGATTTTATGGTTTGCCCTATGGCTATGAGTTTGGGACTCTTGTAGATGGAATAATCGCCGTTTCCCGTGGAAAATCGGACATTTCTGAAGATGTTAGGGAAAGGCTTAAGGGCGTTAAGGCACCAGTGCACATTCAAGTTTTTGTCACCTTAACTTGTCCATACTGCCCTTCTGTTGCAAGCCTCGCCTACAAGTTTGCTGTTGAAAGCGACTTTGTTAAGGCGGATGTTGTTGACGTAAGCGAATTTCCCTATATTGGGCACAAGTACGCTGTCATGGGAGTCCCAAAAACGGTCATAAACGAGAAAGTGGAGTTCGTTGGAGCAGTTCCAGAAGAAATTTTCCTAGAACACATTCTGCTTGCTGCCCGCCGCCCAGAATACGTCCTCTAG
- a CDS encoding ribbon-helix-helix domain-containing protein, with product MKHDGRIGFRLPKEDRQKIEQLIREGKFKKISQVIRAALKEFLSKN from the coding sequence ATGAAACATGATGGAAGAATCGGATTCAGACTTCCAAAAGAAGACAGACAAAAAATAGAACAGCTAATCAGAGAAGGCAAATTCAAAAAGATAAGTCAAGTGATCCGCGCAGCTTTGAAAGAGTTTCTCAGCAAAAACTAA